A window from Kovacikia minuta CCNUW1 encodes these proteins:
- the petJ gene encoding cytochrome c6 PetJ — MRTILSIVAIAIAVFTFTFSPTALAADLAVGAKVFNANCAACHAGGGNVVQANKTLKQDTLKQFGMASTDAIITQVKNGKNAMPSFKARLTDDQIESVAAYVLAQSEKGWK, encoded by the coding sequence ATGAGAACAATTCTGTCTATCGTGGCGATCGCGATCGCTGTCTTTACCTTCACCTTCAGCCCAACCGCACTGGCGGCTGATCTGGCTGTGGGAGCAAAGGTTTTCAACGCAAATTGTGCGGCTTGCCATGCCGGAGGGGGAAATGTGGTGCAAGCCAATAAGACCCTCAAACAAGACACGCTGAAACAGTTTGGCATGGCTTCTACCGATGCCATCATCACTCAAGTCAAAAACGGCAAAAACGCGATGCCCTCCTTTAAGGCACGGCTGACGGATGATCAAATCGAGTCGGTTGCGGCTTACGTTTTGGCTCAATCCGAAAAAGGGTGGAAATAG